The window TTGTTTATTAGGTAAGACATTAGAGACTACATTTAATATAAAATTTCTTAAATGGTTTGAAAATAATAAGGATAATGAATTTATATCAAAGTTAAATAATGAAATTTTGGATAACAAAGAGAAGATTTTCAATGATTTAAGTATGGTTGTTGATAGTATTAATGTTAAGGGGAATACTCTTATTTCAATTGTTATCAATAATGGAAAAATTAATTATTTAAATGATTATGTTTACTTTAGAGATATTCTAATTAATGATTCATTAAAAAAATATTATGGTAATAAAAAGCAAATAAAAGGTGAAGGTGTTTGTTCTTTATGTGGTGAAAATAAAGAAGTATATGGATTAGTTTCTAGTTCCATAGGATTTGCATTTTCTACACCTGAAAAAAAGGGTAATGTTCCAGGATATGATATTAAAAATCAATGGAAATTATTACCAATTTGTGATGATTGTGCGATATATTTAAATGCTGGTAAAAATTTTGTTGAAGAATATTTAAATTTCTCTGAATTTGGTTTAAACTATTTTGTTATTCCTAATTTCTTATTTGATTTGAAAAATAACTTTGATATTTTTTATAATAAACTAAAATTATTTAAAAATGATGATAAATTAGATTCAGCAGATTTGATTCATATTGAAAATAAATTGTTTAGAATTGTTAAAAGAATTGATGACATTGCTGAGTTTAAATTTCTATTTTATCAATCGTCGAATAATGCTTTTGATATTTTAGCATTTGTTGAAAGTGTTATTCCTTCTTGGCTAAGTACTCTTTATGATGCTCAATTAAAAATATATGAGTATGATTTCTTCAAGGAAAAAAATCTTAAATTAATTTTTAATGAAAAACATGAAGGTAATTTCATAGAATTAATAAATAAAAATGAGAAAAAGTATCCTTGTGCTACAAATAATTGGTATAAACGATTTTTAAGAGACTTTATAAATGATTTTTCTAGAAAACTCTACATTGATTCTGTTGTTAATGTTATTAGTAATAGGAAATTAGATTATAATTTTTTAATGTCAGTATTTATGGATAAAATAAGATTAAATTGGCGTAACGATGAAAAAAAGGCAATTAAAATTTCTGTTTTGAAATCATTAATGTTATTGTTATTATTTAATAATTTAAATTTAATTAAAGGAGGAAAAATTATGGATTCAAATAATGAGGAATTTAATATAGAATTAATTTTAGACTCACCTTCTAAAAAAGCTACTTTTTTATTAGGTGTATTAACTAGAAAATTAATGAATATACAATATAATGAATTACATTCAACTCCATTTTATAATAAACTGTGGGGACTGTCTTTAGATCAAAAAAAGATTCATAAATTATACCCCATGGTTATTAATAAACTACAGGAGTATAATGCAGGATATATGAGGAATTTGGAAGAAGAAATTTCAAAGAATTTAGCAAAATCAGAAAATAATTGGGGATTAAATAGAGATGAAACAAGTTATTATTTTGTTTTAGGTTTTACTTTACCTAATTATGATAAAAATGAAGAAAAAGGAGATGATTTAAGTGAATAGGTCCGAAATTTTATTTTTATATGACATTGTAGATGCAAATCCTAATGGTGATCCATTAGATGGTAATAAACCAAGATTGGACGAAGAAACAGAAATTAACATTGTGACTGATGTTAGATTTAAAAGAACAATACGTGATTATTTACATGACTTTAAAAATCAAGGAATATTTATTAAAGAGATTCAAGATAAAAATGGCAATATTCAAGATGCAAAACAAAGAGCAAATGATTATTCATCAACTGAAGGAAAATATGATTCATTAGATGAAGCAAAAAATGACCTAAAAAATTGTATATTGAATCAGTGTATTGATGTTAGACTTTTTGGTGCAACAATACCTATTGATGTAAAAGTAGGTAAAACAAATAAAAGCAGTTCTGTAACTTTAACTGGGCCGGTTCAATTTAGAATGGGAAGATCTCTAAATAAAGTTGAAATTCAACACATTAAAGGTACTGGTGCTTTCGCATCTGGAAAAGGTAAAGATCAAAAAACTTTTAGAGAAGAATATATTTTACCATATTCTTTAATTGGTTTTTATGGTATTGTTAATGAAAATGCAGCTAAAGAAACCAAATTAAAAGAAGAAGATATTTATCTATTATTAGATGGGATTTGGAATGGAACTAAAAATTTAATTTCACGTTCTAAATTTGGTCAATCTCCTAGATGTTTAATTCAAATTGAATATAATGAAAATAACTTCTTTATTGGTGATTTGAATAATAAAATTTCTATTTCTCATGATTTTGAAGATGACAAAAAATTAAGAAAAATTTCAGAGCTTGATGTTGATTTATCTGCGTTAATTAGTGCTATTGAAGAAAATAGAGATAAAATTAATAAAATTAATTATAAATTTGACTCAGATATCGAATTTAAAGATTATTCTATGGCTGAACTAATAACTAAGTTTAAAGATTTTGGAATCGAAACATCTGAAATTAATTTATGAGGTTTAATAAATGAATAAAAAACTATTAGCTTTTGATATATGGGGAGATTATGGCTATTTTAGAAGAGGTTACACTTCTACTTCTACAATTACTTTTCCTTTCCCTTCAAGAACTACAATTTCTGGTTTAATTTCAGGAATATTGGGACTAGAAAAAGGTAGTTATCATGAGATTTTTAATGAAGATAATAGTAAAATAGGCTTGAGAATATTAAATCCAATTAAAAAAATTAATATTAATCTTAATTATATCAATACAAAAGGAGGTTTTTTATTATCTGATATTAATTCTAATCCAAGAGTTCAAGTTCAAGCAGAGTTTTTAAAAGATGTAAAATATAGAATTTATGTTTCTTTAAATAATGATAGTTTAATGGAAGAATTATATTGTAATTTAAGCGAACATAAATCAGTTTTCACTCCATGTTTAGGAATTTCTGAGTGTATTGCTGATTTTAAATTAGCTTATGATGATTTATTTGATTTGAATATGTCTAATGGGAATGATGTTAACATTGATTCAGTCATATTAAAGAATAAATTTGATTTAATTATTGAACCTGGAAAGAAATATGGGATAGTTAAAAGCCCGGGATTTATGAATTCAGATAGAATTGTTTCTAAATTCCTGGAATATTATTATGAAGAAAATGCTAATTCAATTAAAGTAAAAAATGGTGATTTTTATTTAATTGGAGATGAAAAAATTGCATTATACTGAATTAAAATCTCATCCAAATAAATTTTTAGAAGACCATTTGAAAAATGTTGCAGATTTTTCAAGATCTTCTTTTTATTCATTAACGTTTGATAATAACGTATTATTTGGTGATATTTCTTATATTATTGGTTTGTCTCATGATTTTGCTAAATCAACTTCTTTTTTTCAAGATTATATTTTAACGGGTAAAAGTAATGAAAATAAATCTCATGGGTTTTTATCCGCAATATTTACATATTTTGCAGTATCCAAATATTTAAAAGAAAATAATGTTAGGTTTGATAAAAATTTATCTATAATTTCTTATATTGTTGTATTACATCATCACGGAAATATAAGAAATATTCCTACCTTAGATGATTATCATGATATTAAATTTAATTCAAAAGTAATAAATAATCAAATTAATGATTTGGTTGATTTAAGTTATGATTTAAATTTATTTTATAATGAGTTTAATATTAATATTAACGAATTTTTTGATAATATTGATAAAATTTCTGAAAGAATTTCTGATGATTTATTTGACTTTGAATATGATGCGACTTTTGATAATTATTTTTTAATTTTACAATTTTATTCTGTTTTGTTGGATGCAGATAAAATGGATGCATCGGGAAGCAATTTTATAAAACGTGAATCTATTCCTAGTAATATTGTTGATGATTATAAAATAAATCATTCTTTTAATTTAGAGGGTATTAATAAAATACGTGAGGAAGCTTATTTGGAAGTTAATAAAAATATAATGAATTTGGATTTATCAAATAAAATTTATTCAATTAATTTACCTACAGGGATTGGAAAAACATTAACAGGTCTTTCAAGTGTATTAAAATTGAGAAATAGAATCCAAGATGAAATGGGAATTAATGCAAGAATTATTTATTCCTTACCTTTTTTATCCATTATTGATCAAAATGAAAATGTAATTAAATCTATTTTCAATGAAAATAATTTAAATGGAAATAACTATTTTTTAAAACATAATTATCTTGCTGATATGAGCTATATTAAAGATGAGGATATGGAATATGAAATTTCAGATTCAAAAATTTTAATTGAGGGTTGGAATTCAGAATTTATTATAACAACATTTATTCAATTATTTTATAGTTTAATAGGTAATAAAAATAGTTTTTTAAGAAAGTTTCACAATATTGCTAATTCAATTATCATTTTAGATGAGATTCAATCAATACCATATAAATTCTGGGGCATTATAAATCTAATACTTAAAAAATTAGCTCATGAATACAATTGTTGGATAATATTAATGACTGCAACACAGCCATTTATTTTCAATGAAACCGAGATTCTTTCATTAGTTGAAAACATAGACTATTATTTTAATAAATTTGATAGAATTGAGTATAATTTCATGTTAGAAAATATTTCACTTTTTGATTTTGCAGATGAATTAATTAACTTAATTGATAAAGAGAAAAATAAAGATATGATGGTTGTTTTAAATACAATTGATTCTTCAGTTGAATTATATAAAATTATTAAAGAACATTTAAATGAAAATAATGAAGGATGTTATTTGGATAATGATGGTATTTTCCATGCTGGAAATGATATTAATCTAATTTATTTATCAACTAATATTATTCCAATCACCCGTTTAAATAAGATTAAAGCTATTAAAAATTCAGAAAAACAAAATATAATTATTTCCACACAGTTAATTGAAGCCGGTGTGGATATTGATGTTGATATCGTTTATCGTGATTTTGCTCCTTTAGATTCTATCATTCAAACTGCGGGTAGATGTAATCGCAGTGGTAAGAAAGATAAAGGTTTGGTTAATGTAATTTCTTTGATAAATGAAAAAGGAAAACAATATTCTGGTTTTGTTTATCAAAAATTATTACTCAATACCACTCAAGAAGTATTAAAAGGTTTAAATCAGTGTAGTGAAAAAGAATTTAATTTAAAAACTTCAAATAAATACTTTGAATTAATTTCCCAACGTAGTTTTGACGATGATAGACTTAAAAATATTTTGAATAATCTTAAATTTAATGATATTCCGTCTAATTTTAAATTAATTGAAACTAATCAAAATAAAATGGATGTTTTTGTTTGTGTTAATGAAGAAGCTGTAAATATATTTAATCAATATAAATTTATTCTTGAAAATTATTCAGGTTTTAAACGTAAAGAAAGATTTTTAAAAATTAAAAGTAATTTTTATCAATATGTAATTTCTGTTGATGAGAAAAAATTTGGTTCAACAAATTTGTATAATGATGAAATCGGCGTGATATATCCAAGTGATTTAAATAGAAAATATGAGTCTGATTTAGGATTTATTTCTTTAGAAAATGAAGAACCTATGATTTGGTAATAATTATGAAAAAAGAAGATATAACTGGAGTTATGGTTCAATATTATGTGTTATGCAAGCGTGAATTATGGTTTTATATTAAACAGATTAATATGAATTATAACAATGATGATATTTCAATTGGGAAGTTTCTTCATGAAACTTCTTATAAAAGAGAAAAAAAAGAAATTCGGCTTGACAACATGGTTTTTGATTTTATTAAACGGGGAGAAGAGTTAGTTATTTTTGAAATTAAAAAATCAAGTAAATTAACAATTGGTGCAAAATATCAATTATATTTTTATTTATATAATTTAAAATTAATACAAACCAATATAAAAGGTATTTTAGTATATCCTAAGGAAAGAAAAAAAGAAGAAATTTTTTTAACTAATGAAATTATTGATGAAATGGAAGAAATAATTAAAGGAATTTTGGAAGTGTCTAATTTGAATAGACCTCCTATTGCTAAAAATCAACCCTATTGCAAAAGATGTTCATTTTATGAATTATGTATGGTGTGAGTGCTATGAAAAATCCGTTATATATTACATCTCATGGTATTTTATCAAGAAAGGATAATACATTGTATTTTATAAATGAAACTGATAAAAAACAGATTCCGATTCATGCAATAAGCGAAATTAATTGTTTTGGAAAAGTTTCACTTAAATCTGGAGCTTCAACATTTTTAATGAAAGAAGGTATTGTTGTTAATTTTTTTAATAAATATGGTTTTTATGAAGGATCATTATATCCAAAAATTAAATTAAATTCTGGTTTGGTTGTTGTTCGACAATCTGAACATTATTTAGATGTTAAAAAAAGACAATATATTGCAAAAGAATTTGTTGAAGGTATTAAACATAATATACTTAAAACAATGAAATATTATTCTAAAAAAGGTAAAAATCTTGATGAATATATTGAAAATATTGAAAAAGAAAATATTGATGGCGATATTGCACAAATGATGAGTTGCGAAGGTCGCATTTGGAATAATTTTTATCAAAGTTTTAATGTGATTTTAAGAAAATTTCCATTTAATAAACGCGAAATTAGACCACCTATAGATGAAATAAACTCTTTGTTGTCATTTGGTAATTCATTATTATATACGACTGTCTTATCTGAATTATATCAAACTTATCTTCATCCATCTGTTAGTTTTTTACATGAGCCCTCAGAGAGAAGATTTTCTTTATCATTGGATTTCGCTGACATTTTTAAACCGATAATTGTTGATAGAACTATTTTTAAATTAGTCAATAATAATATGCTTAGTAAAAAACATTTTACATATGATGTTGGTTGTTTGTTAAATGATAAAGGAAAACAAATTTTTATATCTGAATATCAAAAGAAGTTAGAAACAACAATAATGCATCAAACATTAAATAAAAAAGTTTCTTATAAGTATCTAATTAGGTTAGAAGGTTATAAATTAATAAAACATTTTTTGAAGGATAAACAATATGAAAGTTTTAAAATGTGGTGGTAATGTATCTTGTAATTGTATATGATATTAATGTGGATCG of the Methanobrevibacter sp. genome contains:
- a CDS encoding TIGR02556 family CRISPR-associated protein — protein: MDVLLDNKKIGAVVLVEFIEEYDGNIIYNKVYQEDYDSKNKVKYLYKKGSSRGTNITPSCLLGKTLETTFNIKFLKWFENNKDNEFISKLNNEILDNKEKIFNDLSMVVDSINVKGNTLISIVINNGKINYLNDYVYFRDILINDSLKKYYGNKKQIKGEGVCSLCGENKEVYGLVSSSIGFAFSTPEKKGNVPGYDIKNQWKLLPICDDCAIYLNAGKNFVEEYLNFSEFGLNYFVIPNFLFDLKNNFDIFYNKLKLFKNDDKLDSADLIHIENKLFRIVKRIDDIAEFKFLFYQSSNNAFDILAFVESVIPSWLSTLYDAQLKIYEYDFFKEKNLKLIFNEKHEGNFIELINKNEKKYPCATNNWYKRFLRDFINDFSRKLYIDSVVNVISNRKLDYNFLMSVFMDKIRLNWRNDEKKAIKISVLKSLMLLLLFNNLNLIKGGKIMDSNNEEFNIELILDSPSKKATFLLGVLTRKLMNIQYNELHSTPFYNKLWGLSLDQKKIHKLYPMVINKLQEYNAGYMRNLEEEISKNLAKSENNWGLNRDETSYYFVLGFTLPNYDKNEEKGDDLSE
- the cas7b gene encoding type I-B CRISPR-associated protein Cas7/Csh2; translation: MNRSEILFLYDIVDANPNGDPLDGNKPRLDEETEINIVTDVRFKRTIRDYLHDFKNQGIFIKEIQDKNGNIQDAKQRANDYSSTEGKYDSLDEAKNDLKNCILNQCIDVRLFGATIPIDVKVGKTNKSSSVTLTGPVQFRMGRSLNKVEIQHIKGTGAFASGKGKDQKTFREEYILPYSLIGFYGIVNENAAKETKLKEEDIYLLLDGIWNGTKNLISRSKFGQSPRCLIQIEYNENNFFIGDLNNKISISHDFEDDKKLRKISELDVDLSALISAIEENRDKINKINYKFDSDIEFKDYSMAELITKFKDFGIETSEINL
- the cas5b gene encoding type I-B CRISPR-associated protein Cas5b, with protein sequence MNKKLLAFDIWGDYGYFRRGYTSTSTITFPFPSRTTISGLISGILGLEKGSYHEIFNEDNSKIGLRILNPIKKININLNYINTKGGFLLSDINSNPRVQVQAEFLKDVKYRIYVSLNNDSLMEELYCNLSEHKSVFTPCLGISECIADFKLAYDDLFDLNMSNGNDVNIDSVILKNKFDLIIEPGKKYGIVKSPGFMNSDRIVSKFLEYYYEENANSIKVKNGDFYLIGDEKIALY
- the cas3 gene encoding CRISPR-associated helicase Cas3', with the protein product MHYTELKSHPNKFLEDHLKNVADFSRSSFYSLTFDNNVLFGDISYIIGLSHDFAKSTSFFQDYILTGKSNENKSHGFLSAIFTYFAVSKYLKENNVRFDKNLSIISYIVVLHHHGNIRNIPTLDDYHDIKFNSKVINNQINDLVDLSYDLNLFYNEFNININEFFDNIDKISERISDDLFDFEYDATFDNYFLILQFYSVLLDADKMDASGSNFIKRESIPSNIVDDYKINHSFNLEGINKIREEAYLEVNKNIMNLDLSNKIYSINLPTGIGKTLTGLSSVLKLRNRIQDEMGINARIIYSLPFLSIIDQNENVIKSIFNENNLNGNNYFLKHNYLADMSYIKDEDMEYEISDSKILIEGWNSEFIITTFIQLFYSLIGNKNSFLRKFHNIANSIIILDEIQSIPYKFWGIINLILKKLAHEYNCWIILMTATQPFIFNETEILSLVENIDYYFNKFDRIEYNFMLENISLFDFADELINLIDKEKNKDMMVVLNTIDSSVELYKIIKEHLNENNEGCYLDNDGIFHAGNDINLIYLSTNIIPITRLNKIKAIKNSEKQNIIISTQLIEAGVDIDVDIVYRDFAPLDSIIQTAGRCNRSGKKDKGLVNVISLINEKGKQYSGFVYQKLLLNTTQEVLKGLNQCSEKEFNLKTSNKYFELISQRSFDDDRLKNILNNLKFNDIPSNFKLIETNQNKMDVFVCVNEEAVNIFNQYKFILENYSGFKRKERFLKIKSNFYQYVISVDEKKFGSTNLYNDEIGVIYPSDLNRKYESDLGFISLENEEPMIW
- the cas4 gene encoding CRISPR-associated protein Cas4 → MKKEDITGVMVQYYVLCKRELWFYIKQINMNYNNDDISIGKFLHETSYKREKKEIRLDNMVFDFIKRGEELVIFEIKKSSKLTIGAKYQLYFYLYNLKLIQTNIKGILVYPKERKKEEIFLTNEIIDEMEEIIKGILEVSNLNRPPIAKNQPYCKRCSFYELCMV
- the cas1b gene encoding type I-B CRISPR-associated endonuclease Cas1b, with translation MKNPLYITSHGILSRKDNTLYFINETDKKQIPIHAISEINCFGKVSLKSGASTFLMKEGIVVNFFNKYGFYEGSLYPKIKLNSGLVVVRQSEHYLDVKKRQYIAKEFVEGIKHNILKTMKYYSKKGKNLDEYIENIEKENIDGDIAQMMSCEGRIWNNFYQSFNVILRKFPFNKREIRPPIDEINSLLSFGNSLLYTTVLSELYQTYLHPSVSFLHEPSERRFSLSLDFADIFKPIIVDRTIFKLVNNNMLSKKHFTYDVGCLLNDKGKQIFISEYQKKLETTIMHQTLNKKVSYKYLIRLEGYKLIKHFLKDKQYESFKMWW